In Paenibacillus xylanilyticus, the genomic window GATTGATTGGCAAGGCTCTGCCAACCGAATTCATGAGCTTTCCGTATATGGCGGAGCTGCCACTGATGTGACAAGAGACACCCAGCCGCATGGCAGTCTGACGGGAACGGAGCTGTCCTCACCGTTGATTATGGTGGGAGGGTTCAGCGATTACCGGACAGGTCTCGAACAATACGGTAAGGCCAATGCAGTCATCACGCCACCACTGGAATTAAATCCTGAACTTCCGCAGGGCGTTCCCTTTGGCTGGAATAGCTGGGGTGCGTATGGCAGCACACTGTCTTATCAGAACGTTGTGGATGTCTCCAACTATTTCAAGAACAACTTAGAGAACTTTAACAACGATGGCAATGTATTTATCAACATGGATTCCTACTGGGATAACCTGAGCGATGAAGAACTTGCACAGGCTGTATCCGTTATAAAGGGCAACGGTCAGCATGCGGGGATCTATTGGGCACCATTCGTGTATTGGGGAAACAATATGAGTCAGACGGTGGAAGGCACCAACAACCAATATACCTATGGCGATATCGTCCTTAAGGACTCTACTGGCAAACCTCTGCCTACCCTGGACGGGGCGTATCCCCTGGATGTGACACATCCCGGAGCCAAGATGCGGATGGATTATTTTCTGGATAAGTTCAAAAATCTCGGTTTTACCTACATCAAACTGGATTTTCTTACTCACGGTTCTCTTGAAGGGGAGCATTATGACGAGGAAGTAACCACCGGCATCCAGGCTTACAATCAAGGTATGCGTTATGTGGAAGAACGATTGGACGGAAAAATGTTCATCAGTGCATCCATTGCACCGATCTTTCCAAGCCAATATGCGCACAGCAGACGCATCTCATGTGATTCGTACGGCAGCATTAACGAGACAGAATACATGTTGAATTCGCTGACCTACGGCTTCTGGCAAAATGGAACCATATATTCCTATACCGACCCTGACCATCTGGTACTAGCCAAAGCATCAAGTCTGACCGAAGCCCGCAGCCGAGTGAACTCGGGTGTCATCGCGGGAACGGTCATGATGGCTTCCGATGATGTGCATGACCCCAAGGCTCAGGAGTACATGACTGCACTGTATAACAATACGGATGTTTTAAATGTTGCGAAGAAAGGGAAAGTATTCAGGCCTCTTGAAGGCAACACCAATGCGAATGCTGCGGATACGTTTGTGTTGAAGGATGGAGATGATTATTACCTTGCCTTATTTAACTACAGCGCGACCAGTTCCGCTGAGCGGACGATCGACTTGCAGCGTGCCGGATTGAATGCTGCCCAAACGTATTCGCTAAAAGATCTCTGGACAGGCGAAGTTTCGTCCGTATCGGGTTCATGGTCGGTTACACTGGAAGCAGCTGAATCCAGACTGGTGAAATTGACGGAAATGAAGGATACTCCGGGCAATCCGGGCAATCCGAGCAACCCGGGGAATCCAGGAAACTCAGGAAGCACTGGCAATACTCCAGGCAGCAGCATCAATGAGAACAATGGGAGTCAAGAAAGTGTGACGACAACCCTGTCCATCACAGCAGATATGCTGAAAATGAACAAAGAGTCAGGTCAAGCCGTCGTGGAAATCAAGGCTGAAACGCAGGAAGTGCAGTTATCCTCAGCTGTTGTCAAGCAGCTTGGAAACAACGCACTGGTGTTGAAATCGAGCAAGCTAAGCCTTCACATTCCTGCAGAAGTGCTTCAGCAGCTTATGAATAAGCTGCCAGAACAGCAGCAGGAAGGCAGCATCGTCACGCTCAAGATGGTTCCACTTGGCAGTGAAGGTAACAAGAGCATTGCCGCAGCACAGGATATGACACAAGCGAGAGTTTCATTGAAAAGTGAAATTTACGCATTCAGTATATCCATTCAGAGCAAATCGGGGTTCAACGAAACACTCTCCAAGCTTGATAAGCCTGTCGTGTTGAGTCTGCATGCGGTGGAAGGTTTTGAACCGTCTAAGGGTGGCATGTATGCGATAGGAGAACAAGGTAAGCTTGAATTTGTCCGAGGAGAATATGCAGCGAATGTGCTGACAGGGGAAATCAGTGAATTCGGCACATATGCTGTATTGGAGCTGGAGCGCTCCTTCACAGATGTCCCTGCTTACCACTGGGCGAGCCCTGTTATTCATGAGTTGGCAGCCAAGCTGATTGTCCAAGGTACACATGGAAGCCTGTTTGAACCAGGCCGTGAGGTCACAAGGGCCGAGTTCGCTTCAATGCTTGTACATTCCCTGGGACTAACCACAGCCGGGGAAATGGAGTTTCGCGATGTAGCGGCAGATCGCTGGTACGCTGCGCCGATTTCCATCGCGTACAAGGCCGGGATTGTAAGCGGCAAAAGCCGGGATGCCTTCGAACCAGATCTGCCGATTACTCGCGAGGAAATGGCAGTCATGGTCATGAAGGGCTATTCCTTGGGGAAGGATAATGAGCCTGTTGATACCAACGGTATCATATTCGGAGATATGAATCTGGTTTCACGATGGGCAGCTGATTCAGTAATTGAAGCAGCCAATCGGGGCCTGATTCAAGGAAACAGACATGCCAAGTTTGAGCCCAAAGGGATTGCATCGCGGGCAGAAGCGGCACAGGTCATCTACAATTTAATTCAGAAGTAAAACGTCAAGGGCTGCGGAGCGATCCGCAGCCCTACTTCTGTATTTTTGTATCAAACGATGTCATTCATGATTGCATGATTGTTATAAAAGGGCATTTTGCGGAAGGGTGATCTGAACAGTCGTGCCCGCACCTAATCTGCTGTATACATGGACACCGTAATTCTCTCCGAACTTCAGCTTAATCCGCCGGTCCACGTTGGAAATACCATATCCCCGTCCTGGTTTGTCTTCAAGAAGAGATAGAAGGGTTTCACGCGACATGCCCATCCCGTCATCCATGACGGAGAGGATGATCGAGTCATTTTCGAAGACCCCTTTGATATGAATGTTGAGCGGCCTTTCCTGATTCCAAACGGCATGAATAATCGCATTTTCAACAAATGGCTGGAGAGCAAGCTTAACCGTGGAGTAGGGTAAAATCGCCTGATCAATGGTATATATGAAGTTTAACTGCCCCTTGAATCGGATCAGCTGAATGGCATTATAGCTTTGCGTTAATTTTAACTCCTCGTTAATGGTCAGAACACTTTTTCCTTTGTTCAAGGAGATCCGAT contains:
- a CDS encoding S-layer homology domain-containing protein, translated to MLVRVLQKSFIFLLIFCLVTGIGTTAAMVSASDPNSYEAEAEGNTLSGNASVSDSPSASGGKKVGGMYQGSSLLFNNVIVNESGNYKVVVYYISGDPRPFNISANGGAKQFEEPPKTADWDTVGTYDVTLPLNAGSNSILIDDNNWYSPDIDKIVIAGLDDNETEPGIPGEEEDLGTPGDTHQYGTISVTDYTYGFLVANDHYEVTYNTQSGLVGYSWADGQKLRGVYSSMKLGEESFVQSKDYEEHTTAGAPRELEDGFGKGIELSFVHTSAGKPTLKQVYRFYEDKAYFLTGLNAIGETEIHTNYMSPITVTRAGGVDIGDSSDNRVLTVPFDNDAWIRYKSQTMNRTDTSYEMTAIFNNATRNGLVIGSVTHDTWKTGIDWQGSANRIHELSVYGGAATDVTRDTQPHGSLTGTELSSPLIMVGGFSDYRTGLEQYGKANAVITPPLELNPELPQGVPFGWNSWGAYGSTLSYQNVVDVSNYFKNNLENFNNDGNVFINMDSYWDNLSDEELAQAVSVIKGNGQHAGIYWAPFVYWGNNMSQTVEGTNNQYTYGDIVLKDSTGKPLPTLDGAYPLDVTHPGAKMRMDYFLDKFKNLGFTYIKLDFLTHGSLEGEHYDEEVTTGIQAYNQGMRYVEERLDGKMFISASIAPIFPSQYAHSRRISCDSYGSINETEYMLNSLTYGFWQNGTIYSYTDPDHLVLAKASSLTEARSRVNSGVIAGTVMMASDDVHDPKAQEYMTALYNNTDVLNVAKKGKVFRPLEGNTNANAADTFVLKDGDDYYLALFNYSATSSAERTIDLQRAGLNAAQTYSLKDLWTGEVSSVSGSWSVTLEAAESRLVKLTEMKDTPGNPGNPSNPGNPGNSGSTGNTPGSSINENNGSQESVTTTLSITADMLKMNKESGQAVVEIKAETQEVQLSSAVVKQLGNNALVLKSSKLSLHIPAEVLQQLMNKLPEQQQEGSIVTLKMVPLGSEGNKSIAAAQDMTQARVSLKSEIYAFSISIQSKSGFNETLSKLDKPVVLSLHAVEGFEPSKGGMYAIGEQGKLEFVRGEYAANVLTGEISEFGTYAVLELERSFTDVPAYHWASPVIHELAAKLIVQGTHGSLFEPGREVTRAEFASMLVHSLGLTTAGEMEFRDVAADRWYAAPISIAYKAGIVSGKSRDAFEPDLPITREEMAVMVMKGYSLGKDNEPVDTNGIIFGDMNLVSRWAADSVIEAANRGLIQGNRHAKFEPKGIASRAEAAQVIYNLIQK